The nucleotide sequence ATTTATATAATCATACTATAACAAAAAAtgtagacataaaaatttaatatctaaaaaatttattccttaaaaattctttaagttaacttaaagcacatttaacaatgattttgaaaaacattttttattttaaaataactattaaatacatttttaatcaTCAAAGTATatctaaaacatatttaaatacACTTTTTTATATGATCAAAAAATAAGAGACATTATGGAGTTTGGCCCAAGAGTGAAATTGAGGAAGAGccaacaaataataattatatttgatcatttaaacctatatttttatgatttaatattattatattacatttatataattttaaaaaagatttaattaaaagttttatatattttatattagaatCGACATTGATATTTTTTGGTCGGCCAACGAGCAGATGGTGATGTCGGCAAGCACTCTCATTATTGATAAGAGAGGGCTTTTATCTCAACCACTCCTTGTCTGCTAAAAAAACTCATAATAAAATCGACAATTGAAGaagacaataataaaaaaaccgATCGCATTGTAGGGGAGTAGGTAGGCCTGCCCATGACACTAGAATTGCCTTAATCTTTTGGGCTGTTGTTGGGCAGTCCATGGCATGATTATAGAGACAATGAGCATTTTGGATGCATTTGATCGGTGATAGAGAACTAGAGGCATTCCCTGGGCCATTCGACCATGGTGTTGTTCAATCATGTCTTTTACCCATTTCAGTCATATAAATTCACATTTGAGCCTTCCCTTTGATAATTAGTAAAGCTGGCCCAAATCAACTTCTAAAAATCTCAAAGTAGAGGTAGTTTTGGCTCTTGGGTCTAATATAGAATCGAATGATACCTTTGCGGTAGTATTGTATCTTTTTTCATCGGGTGATACAACAAACTCGTATAAGATAACATGACCAAGataattttaacttaattttttttttaatccccaTAGGTAccatattgatttaaaattcacAATTGGTATAATAATGTTAGTCCTCTCGAAACAAAATGATCAAAACATTTCACGTCTTTCTAAAAAAGTTTTCCTATATATTCATCACATAATATTTCTAAATCTCAATACACCTGATATCAAATATCTACTAAAAAGCATAAATTAGAATACACACTATGTGCCCTAACCACATCTTCCATAGCTCCGAATACCCAtattcatagtttttttttttcctttcttcaagGTTTCATATCAAAACGAAAGAAtggattataaaaaatatctcatCAATGTTACAAATGATTTATCAACCCCAagttaaatccaaaaaaattgatcaatggATAAAAAAACATTGGTGAAATTTTCGTGTAGATCAATTGAGGAAATGATATATTTGGTAATGTTTTTAAGAagcagttttcaaaaacaatttgtggaaataatttttaattttatttagccTATCGCTCGGCAGTTAAGTATGTATAACATACAAGACacaaaatccatgaaaaaaataaacgaGTTACAAAACAATGTGATGATTGGCAAAACAAGAAGATGGTACCACTGCTTCATCTCCCACAAGGACACCTTCCATTGGAACTCCCTCATTGCCAAAAATGCCACTCAAAATCCCCAAACTGCCCTCAACTTCTTCGCCCGCATGCAAGCCCATGAAGTCCCTTCCAACAACTTCACCTTCCCCGCTCTCCTCAAAGCCTGCGCCGCCCTCCGCCGCCTCCTCCCCACGCTCCAGGTTCACGCCTACCTCACCCGCCTCGGCCTCGCCGCCGACAGGTTCTCCGCTGCCGCCCTCGTCGACGCGTACGGTAAATGTGGCCATGCGTATTACGCAGCACAAGTGTTCGACGAAATGCCTGAGGGTTCAGTTGATGTTGTTTCGTGGACCGCTCTTATATCGGCTTACTCGTCCAATGGTTGCGTCGATGAAGCTTTTCAGGCCTTCGGGCGGATGCGGTGGATGAGGGGTTGGGATGGTTCAGAGTGTTGTGGGGTTGATGTGGTGAGCCTTGGAGCTCTTGTGTCGGCTTGTGCGGTTGGTTGTGGTTCGAATTGCTTGCGTCGTGGCAGCGCAGTTCATGGGCTGGTGGTGAAGTATGGGTTTGGTGTGAGTACCCATTTGGGGAATTCGATGGTGCACATGTATGCTGCCTGCAAAGATGTGGGTGGTGCGTGGAGGGTATTTAATGGAATTCCGATAAAGCAGAGAGATGTGGTGTCCTGGAATAGTTTGATTTCCGGGTTTACATTGAATGGGGAGGCGGAGCGGGCACTGAGGACTTTTGAGGATATGGTCTCAGAGGGAACCTCGGCAGTTGAACCCAACAGGGTGACTGTTATTGCCCTCTTGAAGTCTTGTGCCGAGCTTGGTTGTGTCGAGACTTCGAGTTGGGTCCATGAGTATATAAGTTCTCGGCATTCATCGTTATTGGTGGCTAAAGATGTTGTGGTTTTGACAGCTTTGCTTGACATGCATGCTAGGTGTGGGAATTTGGCATTGGCTCGGGAAATATTTGATGGGGTTGAGGGGAAAAATGTGGTATGTTGGAGTGCCATGATTGCAGGTTATGAGCAGGGCTCATGTCCTGAAGAGGCTCTCCGCCTGTTTCGTCAAATGTTAATGGAAGGAAATATGGTGGGTGTTGAAGTTAAGCCAAATGCTGTCACATTGGTTTCCGTGATTGCTGCTTGTTCAAGGCTCGGTGCCTCTAGGTCTGCAAGCATGATTCACAAGTATGCAGTGGCAACAGGTCTAGATCAAGATGCTAGAATTGCTTCTGCTTTAATAGACATGTGTGCAAAATGTGGGGATATAGAGCACGGGAGGCAAGTTTTTAGTGAGATGGATGAATCAACCAGAACCGTTGTCTCATGGAGCTCAATGATTGGGGCGGAGGGCATGCATGGTGAGGGAAAACGTGCCCTTGAGCTCTTCTCAGAAATGCGAACTGGCGGGTATGAGCCTAATGAAATAACTTACATTTCTGTGTTATCTGCTTGTAACCATGCTGGTTTGGTTGAACAGGGTAAGTCATGCTTTAATAGCATGGAGAAAGACTATGGAATGTCTCCTACTGGAAAACACTATGCTTGCCTGGTTGATCTCCTTGGCCGTGCTGGCCATCTTGATGAAGCCCACAATGTCATCCTCAACATGCCTATCAAGGCTGATCTGGCTTTGTGGGGATCATTGCTTGCTGCTTGTCATCTCCATGGAAACTGCAAGCTTGGAGAGAttgttgaaaagaaaattctaagtCTGGACTCAAATTCTGTGGGGCATCATGTTTTGTTGGCAAATATGTATGAAGATGCAGGAAGATGGGATGATGTAGTGAGGATGAGAGTGGAGCTGAGAAGAAGTGGGTTAAGGAAGATACCAGGGCAGAGCTTTATTGAGATTGGAAATGAAGTTTATAGCTTTATGGCAGAAGATAGATCCCATCCAGAATCAGAGATGATATATAAAGAATTAGATGGTCTAGATGAGAGGGTGAGGAAGGCTGCCAAGTATGTTACAGAAACCGGTTTGAATGTAGAAGATGGAGATATAGCTGGACTGATCTTGAGGTGTAAATATCACAGTGAAAGATTAGCCATAGCTTTTGGGTTGATAATGATAGACAGACATTCCACATGTAGCTGCTCTTTAAGAACTGCTACTCCTATTCGGATCACAAAGAACCTCAGGGTGTGCAGGGATTGCCATGCATATACCAAATTGGTATCCAAAGTCATTGACCGGGAGCTCATTGTCAGGGATGCTCATCGCTTCCATCACTTCCGAGATGGGTTCTGTTCATGTGGAGATTACTGGTAATCTGACCAATACCTATATTGGAAAGCTGTAGTTCTAGTGGCAAACTATCTCTTCCTGGAAAACTTTAATAGTTCAAGCAGAATTTTCCAGCGTCAAATGATTGAAAACATTTCTTATTGGTTTTCCTCAAAGGTATATTTTTCAGCTTCCTTGTGTTCTAGATTTGCTTTCATTATTTACTGATAATGCTGTTTTCATTCCATGGCCACTTACCCTCTTGTTTCTcgggtttttattttatattctttctgCTGCACCCCCACTTTCTGGATTCAGGCAAAATGGAAATAATGGGAAAAGTAAATCGATTAACAACAAAAATTCCAGGTTGATAAGAAACACCTCATCATAAATGGCAGCATCTGCTTTTAAGTTTTCCTTTCCTAGTATAGTCTCAAAATTGTTTTCCcacaaaaaaaaacct is from Vitis riparia cultivar Riparia Gloire de Montpellier isolate 1030 chromosome 10, EGFV_Vit.rip_1.0, whole genome shotgun sequence and encodes:
- the LOC117923988 gene encoding pentatricopeptide repeat-containing protein At3g12770-like isoform X2 — protein: MKKINELQNNVMIGKTRRWYHCFISHKDTFHWNSLIAKNATQNPQTALNFFARMQAHEVPSNNFTFPALLKACAALRRLLPTLQVHAYLTRLGLAADRFSAAALVDAYGKCGHAYYAAQVFDEMPEGSVDVVSWTALISAYSSNGCVDEAFQAFGRMRWMRGWDGSECCGVDVVSLGALVSACAVGCGSNCLRRGSAVHGLVVKYGFGVSTHLGNSMVHMYAACKDVGGAWRVFNGIPIKQRDVVSWNSLISGFTLNGEAERALRTFEDMVSEGTSAVEPNRVTVIALLKSCAELGCVETSSWVHEYISSRHSSLLVAKDVVVLTALLDMHARCGNLALAREIFDGVEGKNVVCWSAMIAGYEQGSCPEEALRLFRQMLMEGNMVGVEVKPNAVTLVSVIAACSRLGASRSASMIHKYAVATGLDQDARIASALIDMCAKCGDIEHGRQVFSEMDESTRTVVSWSSMIGAEGMHGEGKRALELFSEMRTGGVSHALIAWRKTMECLLLENTMLAWLISLAVLAILMKPTMSSSTCLSRLIWLCGDHCLLLVISMETASLERLLKRKF
- the LOC117923988 gene encoding pentatricopeptide repeat-containing protein At3g12770-like isoform X1 produces the protein MKKINELQNNVMIGKTRRWYHCFISHKDTFHWNSLIAKNATQNPQTALNFFARMQAHEVPSNNFTFPALLKACAALRRLLPTLQVHAYLTRLGLAADRFSAAALVDAYGKCGHAYYAAQVFDEMPEGSVDVVSWTALISAYSSNGCVDEAFQAFGRMRWMRGWDGSECCGVDVVSLGALVSACAVGCGSNCLRRGSAVHGLVVKYGFGVSTHLGNSMVHMYAACKDVGGAWRVFNGIPIKQRDVVSWNSLISGFTLNGEAERALRTFEDMVSEGTSAVEPNRVTVIALLKSCAELGCVETSSWVHEYISSRHSSLLVAKDVVVLTALLDMHARCGNLALAREIFDGVEGKNVVCWSAMIAGYEQGSCPEEALRLFRQMLMEGNMVGVEVKPNAVTLVSVIAACSRLGASRSASMIHKYAVATGLDQDARIASALIDMCAKCGDIEHGRQVFSEMDESTRTVVSWSSMIGAEGMHGEGKRALELFSEMRTGGYEPNEITYISVLSACNHAGLVEQGKSCFNSMEKDYGMSPTGKHYACLVDLLGRAGHLDEAHNVILNMPIKADLALWGSLLAACHLHGNCKLGEIVEKKILSLDSNSVGHHVLLANMYEDAGRWDDVVRMRVELRRSGLRKIPGQSFIEIGNEVYSFMAEDRSHPESEMIYKELDGLDERVRKAAKYVTETGLNVEDGDIAGLILRCKYHSERLAIAFGLIMIDRHSTCSCSLRTATPIRITKNLRVCRDCHAYTKLVSKVIDRELIVRDAHRFHHFRDGFCSCGDYW